One genomic region from Haloprofundus salinisoli encodes:
- a CDS encoding DMT family transporter — protein MNTDSETTPRRTWFRRPTPHARAVAEALFVTLLWSSSYVLVRTGLESIPPLTFAGLRYALAAVLLWPLLLCRGSLSSVRGLSRREWIVIGSLGVTMYALTQGAQFVALVSLRAATVSLALTLTPVVVAIVGVAVLAERPTVRQWVGVAALVVGAGLYVGPVTVGGDGAGTGLAAAAAALGGNAAAALLGRRVNRDGPSPLVVTTLSMTVGGGLLLAVGTTLQGVPVLSHRSWLIVGWLAAVNTAFAFTLWNRTLRTLSAVESSAINNTMLVQVAVLGWLFLGEPLSPTAWVGLLLAAAGAFAVQRR, from the coding sequence GTGAACACTGATTCGGAAACGACGCCCCGACGAACGTGGTTCCGACGGCCCACGCCGCACGCGCGCGCCGTCGCTGAGGCGCTGTTCGTCACGCTGCTGTGGTCGAGTTCGTACGTGCTCGTCAGAACCGGGCTCGAATCGATACCACCGCTGACGTTCGCCGGTCTCCGGTACGCGCTGGCGGCGGTTCTCCTGTGGCCGCTGCTGCTCTGCCGCGGAAGCCTTTCGTCGGTACGGGGTCTCTCGCGGCGCGAGTGGATTGTGATCGGTTCGCTCGGCGTGACGATGTACGCGCTGACGCAGGGCGCACAGTTCGTCGCCCTCGTCTCGCTGCGGGCGGCGACGGTCAGTCTCGCGCTCACGCTCACACCCGTCGTCGTGGCCATCGTGGGCGTCGCCGTCCTCGCCGAGCGACCGACCGTTCGGCAGTGGGTCGGCGTCGCCGCCCTCGTCGTCGGCGCGGGCCTGTACGTCGGTCCGGTTACGGTGGGCGGCGACGGTGCGGGAACGGGGCTCGCGGCGGCCGCCGCCGCCCTCGGCGGCAACGCGGCAGCCGCACTTCTCGGCCGCCGCGTCAACCGCGACGGTCCTTCACCTCTGGTCGTGACGACGCTCTCGATGACGGTCGGCGGCGGGTTGCTTCTCGCCGTCGGGACGACGCTCCAAGGCGTTCCCGTGCTGTCGCATCGGTCGTGGCTCATCGTCGGGTGGCTCGCGGCCGTCAACACGGCGTTTGCGTTCACGCTCTGGAACCGAACGCTGCGGACGCTCTCGGCCGTCGAGTCGAGCGCCATCAACAACACGATGCTCGTCCAAGTGGCGGTTCTTGGCTGGCTCTTTCTCGGCGAACCGCTCTCGCCGACCGCGTGGGTCGGCCTGCTGCTCGCGGCAGCGGGCGCGTTCGCGGTTCAACGCCGATGA
- a CDS encoding type 1 glutamine amidotransferase encodes MSRLRFALLDASHGSESTRRNFRRELDADLVEFAASEGELPDSYEYDGVVVTGSRASVYWDEEWIPPLVDYVAEAAERDIPILGVCYGHQVLAEALGGRVGGMDQFEIGYNEIEHLDNDPLFDGIGERFTVFTTHGDAVLELPPGAELLAKNEFGVHAFRKGNSYGVQFHPEYDTETAREVTDGKRERLGDERVNTVLAGITTKKFDAACEAKQLFDNFVAHAKRVREERRTKRAAEI; translated from the coding sequence ATGAGCAGACTCCGCTTTGCGCTTCTCGACGCCTCTCACGGCAGCGAAAGCACCAGACGAAACTTCAGACGCGAACTCGACGCCGACCTCGTGGAGTTCGCCGCCAGCGAGGGAGAGCTGCCCGACAGCTACGAGTACGACGGCGTCGTCGTCACCGGTTCCCGCGCGTCGGTGTACTGGGACGAAGAGTGGATTCCGCCGCTCGTCGACTACGTCGCCGAGGCTGCCGAGAGAGACATCCCGATTCTCGGCGTCTGTTACGGCCACCAAGTGCTCGCAGAGGCGCTCGGCGGCCGCGTCGGCGGGATGGACCAGTTCGAAATCGGTTACAACGAGATCGAACACCTCGACAACGACCCGCTGTTCGACGGCATCGGCGAGCGCTTCACCGTCTTCACGACTCACGGCGACGCCGTCCTCGAACTGCCGCCGGGTGCGGAGCTACTGGCCAAAAACGAGTTTGGCGTCCACGCCTTCCGAAAGGGCAACAGCTACGGCGTGCAGTTCCACCCCGAGTACGACACGGAAACCGCGCGCGAGGTGACCGACGGCAAGCGCGAGCGACTCGGCGACGAGCGGGTCAACACGGTGCTCGCGGGCATCACGACTAAGAAGTTCGACGCCGCCTGCGAGGCTAAACAGTTGTTCGACAACTTCGTCGCGCACGCGAAGCGCGTCCGCGAGGAACGCCGCACCAAGCGGGCGGCCGAAATCTGA
- a CDS encoding alpha/beta fold hydrolase has protein sequence MATATNGSVSLHYQTDGDGETVAFVGDAGYGAWQWGWQHAAVAGPFESLVYDQRGVGQSDAPDGSYTVGELAQDLEVVLADHGVRKAHLVGAGLGGMVALRTALSSNRVASLTLLSTAATGDGLEFTPLYGSPDDRDDLRRATEAALSSSFVERHPDAVDRIVAWRADEDASPGAWDAQTSAVERFDVSDRLYEVTVPSLVLHGTADSTWPVERGRELADDLPRGTFEAVEDAGHLVGVEASKDVNDCLLAFLEDHSDVEYL, from the coding sequence ATGGCTACTGCAACGAACGGCAGCGTCTCGCTTCACTACCAGACCGACGGCGACGGCGAAACCGTCGCGTTCGTCGGCGACGCGGGGTACGGCGCGTGGCAGTGGGGCTGGCAGCACGCCGCCGTCGCCGGTCCGTTCGAGAGCCTCGTCTACGACCAGCGCGGCGTCGGGCAGTCGGACGCTCCGGACGGATCGTACACCGTCGGCGAACTCGCACAGGACCTCGAAGTCGTCCTCGCAGACCACGGCGTCCGGAAGGCGCATCTCGTCGGCGCGGGTCTCGGTGGGATGGTCGCACTCCGGACCGCGCTCTCGTCGAACCGCGTGGCGAGTTTGACGCTTCTGAGTACCGCCGCGACGGGAGATGGGTTGGAGTTCACGCCGCTGTACGGGAGTCCCGACGACCGAGACGACCTCCGCCGGGCGACCGAAGCGGCCCTCTCGTCGTCGTTCGTCGAGCGCCATCCCGACGCCGTCGACCGAATCGTCGCGTGGCGCGCCGACGAGGACGCGTCGCCGGGGGCGTGGGACGCACAGACGAGCGCCGTCGAGCGATTCGACGTGAGCGACCGACTGTACGAGGTGACGGTTCCGAGTCTCGTCCTCCACGGGACCGCGGATTCGACGTGGCCCGTCGAACGCGGCCGCGAGCTCGCCGACGACCTCCCGCGAGGGACGTTCGAGGCAGTCGAGGACGCGGGTCACCTCGTCGGCGTCGAGGCGTCGAAGGACGTCAACGACTGCCTCCTGGCGTTTCTAGAGGACCACTCCGACGTGGAGTACCTCTGA
- a CDS encoding DUF6293 family protein, with protein MTPNDSIPLRVQVVPLGFEYARFRDPVFRWRADKVVAIEHVDAADIDYLDAFLAELEGNDRIDLELRTCDIFDLYDALGSIAGTIDDHADDEVFVNLSGGSKVTAIAGMIACMATGATPFYAKPDYGPDGRAVPAEPLHDAVESVFALPTYPIDAPSPTLVAFLSYIGAETDEATGPGGRSRGPNKKDLIDFAREHDFDFVATSEATTEKAYYRLLDSRVLDPLLARGYVETERIGRRTHVTLTSDGENALRAFRHLVT; from the coding sequence ATGACTCCGAACGACTCGATTCCGCTGCGTGTGCAGGTGGTTCCGCTCGGGTTCGAGTACGCTCGGTTTCGGGACCCGGTGTTTCGGTGGCGCGCGGACAAGGTCGTCGCCATCGAACACGTCGATGCCGCCGATATCGACTATCTGGACGCGTTTCTCGCCGAACTTGAGGGGAACGATCGTATCGACCTCGAACTCCGAACATGCGACATTTTCGACCTCTACGACGCGCTCGGAAGCATCGCCGGGACCATCGACGACCACGCCGACGACGAGGTGTTCGTCAACCTCTCGGGCGGCAGCAAAGTAACCGCCATCGCGGGGATGATCGCCTGCATGGCGACCGGCGCGACACCGTTCTACGCCAAACCCGACTACGGGCCCGACGGCCGGGCGGTCCCCGCGGAGCCACTGCACGACGCGGTCGAGTCGGTGTTCGCGCTCCCGACGTATCCCATCGACGCGCCCTCGCCGACGCTCGTCGCGTTCCTCTCGTACATCGGCGCCGAGACCGACGAGGCGACCGGCCCCGGCGGCCGCTCCCGCGGACCGAACAAGAAGGACCTCATCGACTTCGCGCGTGAACACGACTTCGACTTCGTCGCGACCTCGGAGGCGACGACCGAGAAAGCCTACTACCGACTGCTCGACTCGCGCGTCCTCGACCCGCTTCTCGCCCGCGGCTACGTCGAAACCGAGCGAATCGGCCGCCGGACGCACGTCACGCTCACGAGCGACGGCGAGAACGCGCTCCGGGCGTTCCGGCATCTGGTCACGTGA
- a CDS encoding twin-arginine translocation signal domain-containing protein: protein MSSNKRRKFLATCGVAAGSLATAGCLGTDVFSSPTVVAAVEWKNVRVTDERSNRPYAEVRPTDGPVVNRAPISLGLQTIRYDDDGSSTFEDGSLSVSEGMATTLGSAYERVEYSIVLTLYEPENVADVPTGNSYGYRIDREGFNRVDPGNRVVFRFEKRDDLPYIADVVDVTAGES, encoded by the coding sequence ATGTCCTCCAACAAGCGGCGCAAATTCCTCGCAACCTGTGGAGTCGCCGCCGGGTCGCTGGCGACTGCTGGCTGTCTCGGAACCGACGTCTTCTCGTCACCGACCGTCGTCGCGGCCGTCGAGTGGAAGAACGTCCGTGTGACCGACGAGCGGAGCAACCGTCCGTACGCAGAAGTCCGGCCGACAGACGGCCCGGTCGTCAACCGCGCACCGATTTCGCTCGGCCTTCAGACGATTCGATACGACGACGACGGGTCGTCGACTTTCGAAGACGGCTCGCTTTCGGTCAGCGAGGGGATGGCCACGACGTTGGGGTCCGCGTACGAACGAGTCGAGTACAGCATCGTTCTCACGCTGTACGAACCCGAGAACGTCGCGGACGTACCGACGGGGAACTCCTACGGCTACCGAATCGACCGAGAGGGCTTCAACCGCGTCGACCCGGGAAACCGGGTCGTTTTCCGCTTCGAGAAGCGCGACGACCTCCCGTATATCGCCGACGTGGTGGACGTGACGGCCGGAGAGTCCTAG
- a CDS encoding threonine aldolase family protein has product MIDLRSDTVTRPSEEMREAARDADVGDDVYRDDPTVNELERRAADLVGKEAALYVPSGTMGNQIAARVHTDRGQELLCDEEAHVVKWELGGIAQLSQLQVRTIDCGDRCVPTPEQVRERYVEEDLHRPGTGLLTLENTHNSRGGVAVPKEHIDAAAEAAHDLGVPVHLDGARIFNAAVSLDEDPKALVENVDSVMFCLSKGLGAPVGSVLAGDAAYIDRARRTRKLLGGGMRQAGVIAAPGLLALENVDRLAEDHENARTLAAGLDDLPGLTATVPDSNIVVVDVAGAGLTANEFVDACVDEGVACGAFGDTTVRLCTNWGVSASDVEDALDHIAAAVESA; this is encoded by the coding sequence ATGATAGACCTCCGCAGCGACACCGTCACGAGGCCGAGCGAGGAGATGCGCGAGGCCGCCCGCGACGCCGACGTCGGCGACGACGTCTACCGCGACGACCCCACAGTCAACGAACTCGAACGCCGCGCCGCCGACCTCGTCGGCAAGGAAGCCGCTCTGTACGTCCCTTCGGGGACGATGGGGAACCAGATCGCCGCCAGAGTCCACACCGACCGCGGTCAGGAACTGCTCTGCGACGAGGAAGCCCACGTCGTCAAGTGGGAACTCGGCGGTATCGCCCAACTCTCCCAACTGCAGGTCCGGACCATCGACTGCGGCGACCGGTGCGTTCCCACGCCCGAGCAGGTGCGCGAGCGCTACGTCGAAGAGGACCTCCACCGACCCGGCACCGGCTTGCTGACGCTCGAAAACACCCACAACAGCCGCGGCGGCGTCGCCGTCCCGAAGGAGCACATCGACGCCGCGGCCGAGGCCGCCCACGACCTCGGCGTGCCGGTCCACCTCGACGGCGCGCGCATCTTCAACGCCGCCGTCTCGCTCGACGAGGACCCGAAGGCGCTCGTCGAGAACGTCGACAGCGTGATGTTCTGTCTCTCGAAGGGCCTCGGCGCGCCCGTCGGCTCGGTTCTCGCCGGCGACGCGGCGTACATCGACCGCGCGCGCCGTACGCGAAAACTGCTCGGCGGCGGGATGCGGCAGGCCGGTGTCATCGCCGCGCCCGGCCTCCTGGCGCTCGAAAACGTCGACCGACTCGCCGAGGACCACGAGAACGCCCGAACGCTCGCGGCTGGACTGGACGATCTCCCGGGTCTCACCGCCACCGTCCCCGACTCGAACATCGTCGTCGTCGACGTGGCCGGCGCGGGTCTCACCGCGAACGAGTTCGTCGACGCCTGCGTCGACGAGGGCGTCGCCTGCGGCGCGTTCGGCGACACGACCGTCCGACTCTGCACGAACTGGGGCGTCTCGGCGTCAGACGTCGAGGACGCGCTCGACCACATCGCCGCGGCCGTCGAGTCGGCGTAG
- the alaS gene encoding alanine--tRNA ligase has product MSSLESEYRLDYFEENEFDRKECVSCGAHFWTRDHDRETCGEPPCDEYSFIGDPGFAESHTMEEMREEFLSFFEENGHTRIEPYPVAANRWRDDVLLTQASIYDFQPLVTSGETPPPANPLCISQPCIRMQDIDNVGKTGRHTMAFEMMAHHAFNAREEVGDQYAYEGEVYWKDETVQYCDEFFESLGANIEEITYIEDPWVGGGNAGPAIEVIYKGAELATLVFMSMEQDPDGEYELKDGNRYSPMDTYIVDTGYGLERWTWMSQGTPTVYEAVYPDMIRFLKENAGIDHSDEEEGLVHRAAKLAGVMDIDEAEDMKTARSEIAEQLDVDADELTALMRPLEDIYAIADHCRALAYMFGDGIVPSNVGTGYLSRMVLRRTKRLVDNVGVDAPLDELVDMQAKRLGYENRDTIRDIVRTEERKYRETLERGGRRVRQLAEEYAERGEPIPTQELIELYDSHGIQPDMVREIADERDVDVEIPDDFYSLVAARHETPQQTEEATERDQRFSDLPETEQLYYDDQERTEFEAVVLDVFEREDGYDVVLDQTMFYPEGGGQPADYGHLVSDDGSVEVSDVQRRDGVILHRTDADPGKGEFVRGRVDIDRRRSLMQHHTATHIVGYAAREVVGDHVRQAGAQKGVERSRFDITHYERLTREQVEEIERVANRLVRDNIPVKQEWPDRNDAQEKYGFDLYQGGIPPGEQIRLIQVADDIQACGGTHVKRTGDIGTIKILSTEPVQDGVERIVFAAGDAAIRATHQTENALYEAAEVLDVNPEDVPETAERFFTEWKERGKQIDRLKRELAEARAAAEAEEIDVGGTPAVVQRFDGDTDELRATANALSEEGKVAVLGSGAGGSAQFVVSVPDGVAINAGEVVGELAGMVGGGGGGPADFAQGGGPNADDLDEALERAPDVLRNVLNA; this is encoded by the coding sequence ATGAGCAGTCTCGAATCGGAGTATCGTCTCGACTATTTCGAGGAGAACGAGTTCGATCGCAAGGAGTGCGTCTCCTGCGGTGCCCACTTCTGGACGCGGGATCACGACCGCGAGACGTGCGGCGAACCGCCGTGCGACGAGTACAGTTTCATCGGCGACCCCGGGTTCGCCGAGTCGCACACGATGGAGGAGATGCGCGAGGAGTTCCTCTCCTTTTTCGAGGAGAACGGCCACACCCGCATCGAACCGTACCCGGTCGCGGCGAACCGCTGGCGCGACGACGTGCTGTTGACGCAGGCGTCCATCTACGACTTCCAACCGCTCGTCACGTCGGGCGAGACGCCGCCGCCGGCGAACCCCCTCTGTATCAGCCAGCCGTGCATCCGGATGCAGGACATCGACAACGTCGGCAAGACGGGTCGGCACACGATGGCGTTCGAGATGATGGCCCACCACGCGTTCAACGCACGCGAGGAGGTCGGCGACCAGTACGCCTACGAGGGCGAGGTGTACTGGAAGGACGAGACGGTACAGTACTGCGACGAGTTCTTCGAGAGTCTCGGCGCGAACATCGAGGAGATCACGTACATCGAGGACCCGTGGGTCGGCGGCGGCAACGCCGGACCCGCCATCGAAGTCATCTACAAAGGCGCAGAGCTGGCGACGCTCGTCTTCATGTCGATGGAACAGGACCCCGACGGCGAGTACGAGCTGAAGGACGGCAACCGCTACTCGCCGATGGACACGTACATCGTCGACACCGGCTACGGCCTCGAGCGCTGGACGTGGATGAGCCAGGGGACGCCGACGGTGTACGAGGCCGTCTATCCCGACATGATTCGGTTCCTCAAGGAGAACGCGGGAATCGACCACAGCGACGAGGAAGAGGGGCTCGTCCACCGCGCCGCGAAACTGGCGGGCGTCATGGACATCGACGAGGCCGAGGACATGAAGACGGCGCGTTCGGAGATCGCCGAGCAGCTCGACGTCGACGCCGACGAGTTGACGGCGCTGATGCGGCCGCTGGAGGACATCTACGCCATCGCGGACCACTGCCGGGCGCTCGCGTACATGTTCGGTGACGGCATCGTCCCCTCGAACGTGGGGACAGGCTACCTCTCGCGGATGGTCCTCCGACGAACGAAGCGGCTGGTCGACAACGTCGGCGTCGACGCGCCGCTGGACGAACTCGTCGACATGCAGGCCAAGCGCCTCGGCTACGAGAACCGCGACACGATTCGGGACATCGTCCGCACCGAGGAGCGCAAATACAGAGAGACGCTCGAACGCGGCGGCCGCCGCGTCCGCCAACTGGCCGAGGAGTACGCCGAGAGGGGCGAGCCGATTCCGACGCAGGAGCTCATCGAACTGTACGACAGCCACGGCATCCAGCCGGACATGGTGCGGGAGATAGCCGACGAGCGCGACGTCGACGTCGAGATTCCCGACGACTTCTACTCGCTCGTCGCCGCGCGCCACGAGACGCCCCAGCAGACCGAGGAGGCGACCGAGCGCGACCAACGGTTCTCGGACCTGCCCGAAACCGAACAGCTCTACTACGACGACCAGGAGCGCACGGAGTTCGAGGCCGTCGTCCTCGACGTGTTCGAGCGCGAGGACGGCTACGACGTCGTGTTGGACCAGACGATGTTCTACCCCGAAGGCGGCGGCCAGCCCGCCGACTACGGCCACCTCGTCTCCGACGACGGCTCCGTCGAGGTGAGCGACGTCCAGCGCCGCGACGGCGTCATCCTCCACCGGACCGACGCCGACCCCGGTAAGGGCGAGTTCGTCCGCGGCCGGGTCGACATCGACCGCCGCCGCAGCCTCATGCAGCACCACACCGCGACGCACATCGTCGGCTACGCGGCCCGAGAGGTCGTCGGCGACCACGTCCGGCAGGCGGGTGCGCAGAAGGGTGTCGAGCGGTCACGCTTCGACATCACCCACTACGAGCGCCTCACGCGCGAGCAGGTCGAGGAGATAGAGCGCGTCGCCAACCGACTCGTCCGCGACAACATCCCGGTGAAACAGGAGTGGCCCGACCGCAACGACGCCCAGGAGAAGTACGGCTTCGACCTCTACCAGGGCGGCATCCCGCCAGGCGAGCAGATTCGACTCATCCAGGTCGCCGACGACATCCAGGCCTGCGGCGGCACCCACGTCAAGCGCACCGGCGACATCGGCACTATCAAAATTCTCTCGACCGAGCCGGTGCAGGACGGCGTCGAGCGTATCGTCTTCGCCGCGGGCGACGCCGCGATTCGCGCGACCCATCAGACGGAGAACGCGCTGTACGAGGCCGCGGAAGTTCTCGACGTCAACCCCGAGGACGTCCCCGAGACCGCCGAGCGGTTCTTCACCGAGTGGAAGGAGCGCGGCAAGCAGATCGACCGCCTCAAGCGGGAACTCGCCGAGGCGCGCGCCGCGGCCGAGGCCGAGGAGATAGACGTCGGCGGCACGCCAGCAGTCGTCCAGCGATTCGACGGCGACACCGACGAGCTCCGCGCGACGGCCAACGCGCTCTCCGAGGAGGGGAAAGTCGCCGTGCTCGGCAGCGGGGCCGGCGGCAGCGCCCAGTTCGTCGTCAGCGTCCCCGACGGTGTCGCCATCAACGCCGGCGAAGTCGTCGGCGAACTCGCCGGGATGGTCGGTGGCGGCGGCGGCGGCCCCGCGGACTTCGCGCAAGGCGGCGGTCCGAACGCCGACGACCTCGACGAAGCGCTCGAACGCGCGCCGGACGTGCTCCGGAACGTCCTGAACGCGTAG
- a CDS encoding GAF domain-containing sensor histidine kinase produces MSSEPSVRVLLVADAPVESVDTVLDADETLSVRRCGFDAVDDHLADVDCLVLTDTFSLSGAAREIPTVLCTHGSPTTVDRPARYDAFAPAETPSVLPAQVRWATRRNDSVNRRRIAKLHEGAATLIAARSADELYHSTVDIACRILAFDTCFVAVVESEPTAARLDDDAVDEWVVPKAIRPPSAHVDEIPVSDGVAGQTYRTGESLLVDDLRAHPLAKPSDPAYRSGISVALGDDAVFQATATRPDAFDETDLHLAELLVTYATETLSRIRSEEALRQRREDIARLHDATADLVGCADEDELYRRAIAAAENVLSLDSCYVRTVEDGRFVVRAESDRSPDWEMAAIPVDYGVTGRTLRENRSFLVEDVRSDRRADPVDSGYRSVLSIPIGDAGVFQALSATPGAFDEKDLEFAEILVSYVRTTQSRIRSERALRTREQELTAERDRFSALFENVPDAAVAYEFVDGEPIVRRVNSAFEEIFGYDADTIVGENVDEYIVGESVDEADPSSAPRLNRQLQDGENLRRECRRLTADGPREFLLHVVPLAIGETNVAGFAIYTDITERTRREKRLTRQNEQLEEFAHIVSHDLRNPLSVAVGHLSLARETGSEESFEAVERSLGRMDDLIDDLLSLARAGRTVEERTPLDATEIAARAWSGVDTADATIHSEGPIPVDADESRLRELFENLFRNAIEHGGDAVTVSVGPADDGFFVADDGPGVDEADRERVFDRGFSTGGDGIGVGLHIVRTIAEAHDWSVTVCDSPDGGACFHFVTDEAGEQADASDADLSEEAFPTLDTNRAARGK; encoded by the coding sequence ATGTCATCCGAACCGTCGGTCAGGGTACTTCTCGTCGCAGACGCTCCAGTCGAGAGCGTCGATACGGTCCTCGACGCCGACGAGACGCTCTCGGTCCGCCGATGCGGCTTCGATGCCGTCGACGACCACCTCGCGGACGTCGACTGTCTCGTTCTCACCGACACGTTCTCACTCTCGGGTGCCGCGCGCGAGATTCCGACGGTTCTCTGTACGCACGGGTCGCCGACTACGGTCGACAGACCAGCGCGATACGACGCGTTCGCGCCCGCCGAGACGCCGTCGGTGCTGCCGGCGCAGGTTCGGTGGGCGACGCGCCGCAACGACAGCGTAAATCGCCGTCGAATCGCCAAACTACACGAGGGAGCCGCGACGCTCATCGCCGCTCGCTCCGCCGACGAACTGTACCACTCCACCGTCGACATCGCTTGCCGCATTCTCGCGTTCGACACCTGCTTCGTTGCCGTCGTGGAAAGCGAACCGACGGCCGCGCGGCTGGACGACGACGCGGTCGACGAGTGGGTCGTCCCGAAGGCGATTCGGCCGCCGTCGGCGCACGTCGACGAGATTCCAGTGTCGGACGGCGTCGCGGGGCAGACGTACCGAACCGGCGAGTCGTTGCTCGTCGACGACCTGCGTGCACACCCGCTGGCCAAACCCTCGGACCCCGCTTACCGGTCGGGTATCAGCGTCGCACTCGGCGACGACGCAGTCTTTCAGGCGACTGCGACCCGGCCCGACGCGTTCGACGAGACGGACCTCCACCTCGCGGAGCTGCTCGTGACGTACGCGACGGAGACGCTGTCTCGCATCCGCTCGGAGGAGGCGCTTCGGCAGCGCCGCGAGGACATCGCCCGCCTTCACGACGCTACGGCGGATCTCGTCGGCTGTGCGGACGAAGACGAACTGTACCGGCGCGCGATCGCCGCCGCCGAGAACGTGCTCTCGCTCGACTCCTGTTACGTCCGGACGGTCGAGGACGGTCGGTTCGTCGTCCGCGCGGAGTCCGACCGCTCTCCCGACTGGGAGATGGCCGCCATTCCCGTCGACTACGGCGTTACTGGTCGAACGCTCCGTGAAAACAGGTCGTTTCTGGTCGAAGACGTTCGAAGCGACCGGCGCGCCGACCCCGTAGACTCGGGCTATCGGTCGGTACTCAGCATCCCCATCGGCGACGCGGGCGTGTTTCAAGCGCTGTCGGCGACGCCCGGCGCGTTCGACGAAAAGGATCTGGAGTTCGCCGAGATTCTGGTCTCCTACGTTCGGACGACGCAGTCGCGCATCCGTTCCGAGCGGGCGCTCCGCACGAGAGAACAGGAACTCACCGCCGAGCGCGACCGATTCAGCGCGCTGTTCGAGAACGTCCCCGACGCCGCCGTCGCCTACGAGTTCGTCGACGGCGAACCCATCGTCAGGCGCGTCAACTCGGCGTTCGAGGAGATATTCGGCTACGACGCCGACACCATCGTCGGCGAGAACGTCGACGAGTACATCGTCGGCGAGAGCGTCGACGAAGCCGACCCGAGCTCCGCCCCGCGACTCAACCGGCAACTGCAGGACGGCGAGAATCTGCGCCGCGAATGTCGACGACTCACGGCCGACGGCCCGCGGGAGTTCCTGCTCCACGTCGTCCCGCTGGCCATCGGCGAGACGAACGTCGCCGGCTTCGCCATCTACACCGACATCACCGAGCGAACCCGCCGTGAGAAGCGCCTCACCAGACAGAACGAGCAGTTAGAGGAGTTCGCCCACATCGTCTCTCACGACCTGCGAAACCCCTTGTCGGTCGCCGTCGGCCACCTCTCGCTCGCGCGCGAGACCGGCTCCGAGGAGTCGTTCGAGGCCGTCGAGCGGTCGTTGGGCCGGATGGACGACCTCATCGACGACCTGCTCTCGCTGGCGCGGGCGGGCCGAACCGTCGAGGAGCGGACGCCGCTGGACGCCACCGAGATCGCGGCGCGGGCGTGGAGCGGCGTCGACACCGCGGACGCGACGATTCACTCCGAGGGGCCGATACCCGTCGACGCCGACGAGAGCCGACTGCGCGAACTGTTTGAGAACCTCTTTCGCAACGCAATCGAACACGGCGGCGACGCGGTCACCGTCTCGGTCGGTCCGGCCGACGACGGGTTCTTCGTCGCCGACGACGGCCCCGGCGTCGACGAGGCCGACCGTGAACGCGTCTTCGACCGCGGCTTTTCGACCGGTGGCGACGGCATCGGTGTCGGCCTCCACATCGTCCGCACTATCGCGGAGGCGCACGACTGGTCGGTGACCGTCTGCGACAGCCCCGACGGCGGCGCTTGCTTCCACTTCGTCACCGACGAAGCGGGCGAGCAAGCCGACGCATCCGACGCCGACCTCTCGGAGGAGGCGTTTCCGACGCTCGATACGAACCGCGCCGCGCGCGGCAAGTAA